A region from the Silene latifolia isolate original U9 population chromosome 7, ASM4854445v1, whole genome shotgun sequence genome encodes:
- the LOC141589974 gene encoding uncharacterized protein LOC141589974, producing MIIFTWNIRGFNKPVKHSEVLHFLRDNKVDVLGLLETRVKHNKAKMILRTTFSRYNFCCNYNKHKNGRIWILWNPITTKVDILEEHSQVVHCHVQHLPTGRNFFFSVIYGSNNAGKRTDLWNSLNHFAGKVDSWAAIGDFNVVRHPDENISNHPLILSELVDFNSCLRTSGLDDLTGSGCDFTWFNKQDATTRVYSKLDRVLVNDRRLSSSPQTTAAFLAPGISDHSPAMVYFHDDDLPKRGLNF from the coding sequence ATGATAATATTCACTTGGAACATAAGAGGCTTCAATAAGCCTGTCAAGCATAGTGAGGTTCTTCATTTCCTTAGGGATAATAAGGTAGATGTTCTTGGCCTACTGGAGACAAGAGTTAAGCACAATAAAGCTAAAATGATTTTGAGAACTACTTTTAGCAGATACAATTTTTGCTGTAACTACAATAAGCACAAGAACGGTAGGATTTGGATCCTTTGGAACCCAATCACTACTAAGGTGGATATTCTTGAAGAGCATTCCCAAGTTGTGCACTGTCATGTGCAACACTTACCCACTGGGAGGAATTTCTTCTTCTCTGTGATATATGGTAGTAATAATGCTGGCAAAAGAACTGATCTCTGGAATTCCTTGAATCACTTTGCTGGGAAAGTGGACAGTTGGGCTGCAATAGGTGACTTCAATGTGGTTAGGCATCCAGATGAGAATATTAGCAATCATCCTCTTATTCTCTCTGAATTAGTAGATTTTAATTCTTGTCTAAGGACAAGTGGTTTGGATGATCTAACTGGCTCTGGTTGTGACTTTACTTGGTTTAATAAACAGGATGCTACTACTAGAGTCTACTCCAAACTTGATCGAGTTTTAGTCAATGACAGACGGCTATCCAGTTCTCCTCAAACCACTGCTGCCTTTCTTGCCCCAGGTATCTCTGATCACAGCCCTGCCATGGTTTATTTCCATGATGATGATTTGCCTAAAAGAGGTTTAAATTTTTGA